The region GCGTTATGGTACTTTTGGCCGCCGGCCGGCGGCCATTTTTTCTGCAGGTGTTCGATGGCGCGGCTGCCGTCGGTCTCGAAGACCAGCGTGGTCTTGTAGCGCGACTCCAGCACGTTCAATTGGCTGGTCAGCCGGTCTTTTTCCTCGTCCTCCAATGGGTCGGTGCAGACGGTCAGTTCGGGGAGCCATCCCAGGTCGTCGGCCAGGAACTTGGTCAGGGCCGTGGCATAGTTGGCGTCGCCCACGACGACGGCGTAACGTTGCAGGTCCAGGTCGTTGAGGCAGTCGGTCAGCGGCTCGAGGAAGCGGAAGTAGGCCTGTTTCTCCCGGCTGAGGACCGTGTTGACCTTCTGCCGGGAAATCTTCAGGGCCTTGCCCACGCTCCGCAGGAAGGCTTCCGAGGCGCTGGCGCCCACCGGCAACGACAGGCTCAGAAAGGGGGTGCCGTGGATCTCTTCGAACAGCTTGGCAGCCTCGACCCCGTAGACGTGGGACACGACGATGTTCAATGAGGCCGCCCCGGCCTTGCGGATGTTCTCTATGGTGTCTTCCGAGGTGAAGAAGGAGTTGACGGTCAGCCCCAGGGCCTCCAGCAGGCGGCGCACCCCTTCAAGGTTGCCGCGCCAGAACGGGTCTGCCGACGGCACGACGCCCCACAGGTTGACGCTGTTTTTGACCTTTGCCGTGCCGCGCTCCACGAATTCCCGGAACAGGGACTGCAAGGCCAGATCGTATCCCCAGTAGGAGTTGCCCTTGAACCCGCCGGTCTCGGCGCCGATGATCGGAACGTTCTGATCGCGGAAATCGGCAACCACCGTCTTGATGTCGTCGCCGATCACCTCGGTGACGCAGCCGGTCAAGACGGCGTAGATCTGGCCGTCCATGACCTTTATGGTGCTTTCGACCTGTTCCCTGAGGCGCGCATCGCCGCCGAAGACCACCTCCCGTTCCTGGACGTTGGAACTGGGGATGGAGAGGGGCCCGCAATACCCCCCCACCTGGAGACCCGAGCCGCCGTTCTGGGCCCAGGCGAAGTTGCCGGCGCAGCCCGAGGCGGCATGAAGGATGGGGATGCCTCCGGGAAGGGCCGCGATGGTCGCCGCAGCACCGCCAAGTGCGCACACGTAACGGGGCCGTTCGATGAAATTGTCACTCATGCCGCTGTACCTCCACGTTGATCGATATGGGAAAAGGGGTCCGCCGTGTACCAGGCGTCACTGTAGGGAAGCCGGAGATTTTCGCCCAGCTTGCGGTTATAGATCGGATTTTTGAGCTGGCGGTACAGGCGGCGGGCAACCTCGTAGACCCCGCGGTAGCCGATGTAGGCCAGGCCGGTGTTGTAGATGACATGGGTGGGAATGCCCAGCTTGGCGGCGGTGCCGTTGCCGTTGGCATGCCCCAGGAACAGGTCCGGCTTGATCCTTTTCAGCAGGTTGGCCTCCTCGAAGGGCTGTACGTTGGCGACATCGACCACATAATCGTCCTTGCTGGAATCGGCCAGTTTCCGATATTCCCCCTCGGCGAATTCGTCGTGGTGGAAGGAGCGGATGCCCGTGACCGTGAGCCCCAGCTCTTCCAGCAGCCGGGCCGTTGCCAAGGCGCGGAACTCGCCCGCGCTGATGAAGACCCGCTTGCCCTCGAACACGGGGCGGAAGACCTCCAACGCCTCCCGCAGTTCCCGCTCCTCATGTTCGATGATCCGCTCCGCCTTCTCCTCCTCGCCGAAACGGGCCGCCACGTCCCGCAGCCAGAGGCCGGTGTTCTCGATGCCGATCGGCATGTGGCGGATCAGGGAGGGGACGCCGAAACGCTCCTCCAGATAACCGAGGAAATAGTCGTCATGGGTCGGGCACGTGCTCACGGAGAGTGCCGCCTGGGTGGCCTTGACCATGTTCTCGGGATGGGCGAAGACCGGGAAGACGTTGACATCCAGGCCGAGGGTGGTCAGGAGGCGCTCCAGCTCCACCTCGTCGACACGCCCCATGGAGGACACGTTCATGAGGTTGACGGTGCGGGGCAGGCGTTCCAGCCCCTTGAAGGGCGCCAGGCCGTCCCCGGTCGGCGACTGTTCCCCCGGGGAGAGCAGGGTGCGGCCGATGCCGTGATAGACCGCATCGTAGGCCGTGGCCCAGATCTTGGTCTTGAAGCCTTCGCAATGCACCGGCAGCAGCTTGGCGGTCACCTGGGGCTGAACCCGTTGCACCACGCCGTCGATATCGTCGCCGATGATGCCGGGCACACAGCCCGCCACCACGGTAATGCTGAAGGGGCGGTACCGCCGGTCGGCCTCGATGATGGCCTGTTCCAGCTTCTCTTCTCCTCCGGTGATGACATCGGTTTCATCCATGGCCGTGGAGAGCCAGACGCCGTCCTTGGGGCGTCCCCAGCGCGCATTGCTGCCGAAGCGGACATTGGTGTTCTGGGAGTGGGTGCAGCCGCCGCAGCCGATGGCGCTGTGCAGCAACACCACATTGTCCGGTAGGGTGTTGAGCATGGCCAGGGCCGGCAGGATCAGGCAGATGGACCCTTGGGTGAAGGAGCGTTCGCCGTCGTCGTGCAGGCAGGACTTCTTGCCCTTGGCGCCGGCCATTTCGCAGATCGTGCCGCCGTGGGCGATGCAGGCCTTGAGGCGGTCTTCGCGCTTCGGGGGGGATTTCAGGTCGATATAGCTCATGGTTGTTCCTTTCTCCGTTTTTCCAGATGTTTTCATCTCGTTCCTGCTCAGGTATGGCGTTACAGCGTTTTTCTGATCTTTGCCGGAATGCCCCGCGAGCAGGGGATATTGGTGGAGCAATGACCGCAGGAGCCGTAATTCCATTCCTTGAAATGCTCCTTGTTGCCGTGGGTCTCGCACCTTCCGGGCAGCTTGCCGGCAGCGGTGACGGCCCCGGTGGGGCAACGCCTGATACAGGCATCGCAGCTTCCGTCAAAGGCGTACAGACAGTAGCCGTAGACCTCCGTATAGTTTCTTTCCGTCGGGGTCAGGTGCAAGGTGGTGACAACGCTGCACAGCCGCCCAAGGCATCCCTTTTCGGAGATGAAATTCTGGTGCAGGCCGAAGGTGCCGAGTCCGGCGGCAAAAGCGGCATGGCGCTCCGACCAGAACGGCCGCCAGCCGTCGGAATCGTAGCGCGGGTCGATATTGGGCGCGACAGCCGCGCCGCCATGCCGCCCGGCGAAACGGATCAAGGCCCGGCGGACCACGTTGAGGAACTTGGAGCCGTTCCATTTGCCGGACGAGAATTCGATGGCGGAATAGCGTTGTTCCTTGGAATAGTTTGCCGATATGTGCTCCGTGAACGGCAGGAAAACGCTGATGACCGAGCGGGCACCCGGCAGCCACTCATAGGGGAGACGGTGCCCGGGACCGACCACCTCCGGGTCCTGGAAGCGCTCGAACAGGGGGTCATGGGCAGAGGCGATGCCGATCAGCGGTTCTGACCATATCGGCGGATTTAGCCCTTCCGGGAGGGCATTGCGGAAATCGGTCTTCACCAGGTTCGTCACGAAACCGAGCAGCTCATCGTACGGCACATCGGGCTGAATCTCTCCGTCAACCGCATGCTCCGGCACCGGATCGGGCAGGAAGAATTGGGGGTTGATCCCCTTCGCTATCTCCCGCCTCCTGGTCTTCCGCTCCGGGTTGGG is a window of Oryzomonas sagensis DNA encoding:
- a CDS encoding nitrogenase component 1, producing MSYIDLKSPPKREDRLKACIAHGGTICEMAGAKGKKSCLHDDGERSFTQGSICLILPALAMLNTLPDNVVLLHSAIGCGGCTHSQNTNVRFGSNARWGRPKDGVWLSTAMDETDVITGGEEKLEQAIIEADRRYRPFSITVVAGCVPGIIGDDIDGVVQRVQPQVTAKLLPVHCEGFKTKIWATAYDAVYHGIGRTLLSPGEQSPTGDGLAPFKGLERLPRTVNLMNVSSMGRVDEVELERLLTTLGLDVNVFPVFAHPENMVKATQAALSVSTCPTHDDYFLGYLEERFGVPSLIRHMPIGIENTGLWLRDVAARFGEEEKAERIIEHEERELREALEVFRPVFEGKRVFISAGEFRALATARLLEELGLTVTGIRSFHHDEFAEGEYRKLADSSKDDYVVDVANVQPFEEANLLKRIKPDLFLGHANGNGTAAKLGIPTHVIYNTGLAYIGYRGVYEVARRLYRQLKNPIYNRKLGENLRLPYSDAWYTADPFSHIDQRGGTAA
- a CDS encoding epoxyqueuosine reductase codes for the protein MSDQTSSGSTSLFVNEIPKWGEPYPNILNRRSVFECLKDYILQANYYGYRPDRRKVLAVRTADRTATLRNASTPIRQEVYYFIEGELFPEEGATRLHDGQSATELAEALLGTIYEQLYIWTAYDFTKGSPPGFRKPFDAPLIVKGSPHPNPERKTRRREIAKGINPQFFLPDPVPEHAVDGEIQPDVPYDELLGFVTNLVKTDFRNALPEGLNPPIWSEPLIGIASAHDPLFERFQDPEVVGPGHRLPYEWLPGARSVISVFLPFTEHISANYSKEQRYSAIEFSSGKWNGSKFLNVVRRALIRFAGRHGGAAVAPNIDPRYDSDGWRPFWSERHAAFAAGLGTFGLHQNFISEKGCLGRLCSVVTTLHLTPTERNYTEVYGYCLYAFDGSCDACIRRCPTGAVTAAGKLPGRCETHGNKEHFKEWNYGSCGHCSTNIPCSRGIPAKIRKTL
- a CDS encoding nitrogenase component 1, producing the protein MSDNFIERPRYVCALGGAAATIAALPGGIPILHAASGCAGNFAWAQNGGSGLQVGGYCGPLSIPSSNVQEREVVFGGDARLREQVESTIKVMDGQIYAVLTGCVTEVIGDDIKTVVADFRDQNVPIIGAETGGFKGNSYWGYDLALQSLFREFVERGTAKVKNSVNLWGVVPSADPFWRGNLEGVRRLLEALGLTVNSFFTSEDTIENIRKAGAASLNIVVSHVYGVEAAKLFEEIHGTPFLSLSLPVGASASEAFLRSVGKALKISRQKVNTVLSREKQAYFRFLEPLTDCLNDLDLQRYAVVVGDANYATALTKFLADDLGWLPELTVCTDPLEDEEKDRLTSQLNVLESRYKTTLVFETDGSRAIEHLQKKWPPAGGQKYHNAFSPAFVIGSSLERELAQTVGAPHLSVSFPVSNRAVLDRGYTGFRGGLRLTEDILSAVVAGR